One Paenibacillus sp. FSL W8-0186 genomic window carries:
- a CDS encoding glycosyltransferase: MKKVGLVMRKIQFAEAQGPRVFAERLQALAAELGVEIIFISPERHVSGHDWIPGYEHEKGDLVNYDIVLDQIYAQGIEHVIFTVSGFTYLKMFIKNSVLFPHSFPDPALTGYEMMKPFYSIVDKAIVQTEFLKKQLDSVFGVTDVDVIPIGFSEELANRYFDPGAIVHNRVLWIGRDEENRRPDLVLEYARRNPDREVYMVFGGERYRESMKKYNIPGNVKLQFALSQAEIFQLMNSAKVYWSCSKFDTFAMPLTEALAMGKIVVKPEHPCYDHISSRHAFAGNEHNWFELVNMALDSPHSHSLDNREYAFGKFSSTVMKEGYRQFFDGWLK, translated from the coding sequence GTGAAAAAGGTCGGACTAGTTATGCGTAAAATCCAGTTTGCCGAAGCCCAGGGGCCGCGCGTATTTGCCGAGCGCCTCCAGGCTTTGGCGGCTGAGCTTGGAGTGGAAATCATCTTTATTTCGCCGGAGCGCCATGTCAGCGGCCATGACTGGATTCCCGGCTACGAACATGAGAAAGGAGATTTGGTCAACTACGACATCGTACTTGACCAAATTTATGCCCAGGGGATCGAGCATGTCATCTTTACGGTATCGGGATTCACTTATTTGAAGATGTTTATCAAGAACAGCGTTCTGTTTCCGCACAGCTTCCCGGATCCGGCCTTAACAGGGTACGAAATGATGAAGCCTTTCTACAGCATCGTGGACAAGGCTATCGTGCAGACCGAGTTCCTGAAAAAGCAGCTGGACAGCGTGTTTGGCGTTACCGATGTCGATGTGATTCCGATCGGCTTCAGCGAGGAGCTAGCGAATCGTTATTTCGATCCGGGTGCGATCGTGCACAACCGCGTGCTGTGGATCGGCCGGGATGAGGAAAACCGCCGGCCGGACCTGGTACTGGAATATGCCCGGCGCAATCCGGACCGGGAAGTGTATATGGTATTCGGCGGCGAGCGTTACCGGGAGAGCATGAAAAAGTATAATATTCCGGGCAACGTCAAGCTTCAGTTTGCTTTGTCGCAGGCCGAGATTTTTCAGCTGATGAATTCAGCCAAAGTATACTGGAGCTGCTCTAAATTCGATACGTTTGCGATGCCGCTGACGGAAGCGCTGGCCATGGGCAAAATCGTCGTGAAGCCGGAGCATCCCTGCTATGACCATATCAGCTCGCGGCATGCCTTCGCCGGGAATGAGCACAACTGGTTCGAGCTGGTCAATATGGCGCTGGATTCGCCGCACTCCCATTCCCTGGATAACCGGGAATATGCTTTTGGCAAATTTTCGAGCACGGTGATGAAGGAAGGGTATCGCCAGTTTTTTGATGGATGGTTAAAATAA
- a CDS encoding efflux RND transporter periplasmic adaptor subunit — translation MKKKWLWPGLGAAAILIIASVLYIILAKDKQAQQPVMEQSTARVAKGDILVSVSGAGSIISTEEETVRTKDEGVVAEVKVKEGDVVQKGQTLLTFEDNDLSGSIAAKESSLENEQLNLEELQDKYKREVYDGGTEESLASIKLSITKQEKNIQTIKDEIASLKEDMIAPDPLTAPIDGTITAVHISSGERAKEGNELFTLIDYQALSATVSIDELDIPKVQTDMRAEVKLDAIPNQTFAGVVTGIANEGKASGGVSLFDVTVKLDKSEGIRAGMSAEVTIILEEKTDVLTLPIEAVQKVGEDDMVILPSAVKTASSLEAPASTGRSKPNPNVSSPEPEQQEQQGPQGQQGQQRQQAQQGSSGNPAGGLMQKVEVGVHDETRIEIVSGLQEGDEVVIPTVRRSASSNNQAGQQMMPGGSMPGAGFGGMGGGTGGVIPGGGASGGGGAMRRSGGGFQ, via the coding sequence ATGAAGAAAAAATGGCTATGGCCCGGCCTTGGAGCAGCTGCCATCCTGATCATTGCATCCGTGCTTTACATTATATTGGCGAAAGACAAGCAGGCCCAGCAACCCGTTATGGAACAGAGCACAGCCCGGGTTGCCAAAGGAGATATTCTCGTCAGCGTCTCGGGAGCCGGCAGCATTATTTCCACGGAAGAAGAGACGGTACGTACAAAAGACGAAGGCGTCGTTGCCGAAGTGAAGGTCAAGGAGGGCGATGTCGTCCAAAAGGGACAGACGCTGCTAACCTTTGAGGACAATGATCTCAGCGGCAGCATTGCCGCCAAGGAGTCCTCCCTGGAAAACGAGCAGCTGAATCTGGAGGAATTGCAGGACAAGTACAAACGTGAAGTATACGACGGAGGAACCGAAGAGTCGCTCGCCTCTATCAAGTTGTCCATCACCAAACAGGAGAAAAACATCCAGACGATTAAGGATGAGATCGCCTCGCTAAAAGAAGATATGATCGCCCCAGACCCGTTAACTGCACCGATCGACGGAACGATAACGGCGGTCCATATTTCTTCCGGCGAGCGGGCAAAGGAAGGGAATGAACTCTTCACCCTTATTGATTATCAAGCGCTAAGCGCGACCGTCAGCATCGATGAGCTGGATATCCCCAAGGTGCAAACAGACATGCGGGCCGAGGTCAAGCTGGATGCTATCCCTAACCAGACCTTTGCGGGCGTCGTTACCGGCATTGCCAACGAAGGAAAAGCGTCCGGCGGGGTGTCGCTGTTTGATGTAACCGTGAAGCTGGACAAGTCCGAAGGCATCCGCGCAGGGATGTCGGCGGAGGTCACAATTATTCTGGAAGAGAAAACGGATGTGCTGACCTTGCCTATCGAGGCTGTGCAGAAGGTCGGAGAGGACGATATGGTCATCCTTCCTTCCGCTGTCAAGACGGCTTCCAGCCTAGAAGCGCCGGCTAGTACGGGGCGGAGCAAGCCGAATCCGAATGTATCGTCACCTGAACCAGAGCAGCAGGAACAGCAAGGACCACAAGGACAGCAGGGGCAGCAGAGGCAGCAAGCGCAGCAAGGAAGCAGCGGGAACCCGGCAGGAGGACTGATGCAGAAGGTCGAGGTCGGAGTTCATGACGAGACACGCATCGAAATTGTGAGCGGGCTGCAGGAAGGCGATGAGGTCGTCATTCCAACGGTCCGAAGATCCGCTTCCTCCAACAATCAAGCTGGACAGCAAATGATGCCTGGCGGCAGCATGCCGGGTGCAGGCTTCGGCGGAATGGGCGGAGGTACGGGCGGCGTCATACCTGGCGGCGGCGCGTCCGGCGGCGGAGGAGCTATGCGCAGAAGCGGAGGCGGCTTCCAATGA
- a CDS encoding glycoside hydrolase family 30 protein, with product MARQAKCIVTSKQTNERLKEQGKVSFQPRAEGQSADLELQLGLRYQRILGFGGAFTEAAAYTLSRMSPDKREEVIRSYYDPQEGIGYTIGRVHIHSCDFALENYTYVEDYDTELKTFDIARDRKWVLPLVKDAARTRGGDITMLASPWSPPAWMKTNGDMNHGGALKPEYREAWARYYTKFIEAYRAEGVPIWGITVQNEPAAVQTWDSCIYSAEEERDFIKDHLGPAMHTAGMQDVNILIWDHNRDIMVERASVVLSDPEAAKYVWGTGFHWYVSEDFDNVGKVHDLFPDKGLLFTEGCQEGGVKLGEWFTGERYGRNMIGDLNNWTEGYLDWNIVLDETGGPNHVNNLCDAPIIADTVTNTLHYNSSYYYIGHFSKFIAPGAERIGLESRTAGVLSTAFANPDGTLAVVVMNESEELRSFTLGLGAEVLEARLEPHSIITYVIDRNE from the coding sequence ATGGCCAGACAAGCGAAATGCATTGTGACATCCAAGCAAACGAATGAACGCCTCAAGGAGCAGGGCAAGGTGTCATTTCAGCCAAGGGCTGAGGGGCAGAGTGCCGATTTGGAGCTTCAGCTGGGCTTGCGTTACCAGCGGATCCTCGGATTTGGCGGGGCATTTACGGAGGCAGCGGCTTATACGCTGTCCCGCATGAGCCCGGATAAACGGGAGGAGGTTATCCGCAGCTATTATGATCCGCAGGAGGGGATCGGTTACACGATCGGCCGTGTGCATATTCATAGCTGTGACTTCGCTCTGGAGAACTATACTTACGTGGAGGATTACGATACCGAGCTGAAGACGTTTGACATTGCCAGGGATCGTAAATGGGTTCTTCCTCTGGTTAAGGATGCGGCCCGCACCCGAGGCGGGGATATTACGATGCTGGCCTCGCCATGGAGTCCGCCAGCCTGGATGAAGACGAACGGGGATATGAATCATGGAGGGGCGCTTAAGCCGGAATACCGCGAGGCATGGGCGCGTTACTATACGAAATTTATCGAAGCGTACCGCGCGGAGGGCGTGCCGATCTGGGGAATCACTGTCCAGAACGAGCCGGCGGCGGTTCAGACCTGGGATTCCTGCATTTACAGCGCCGAGGAGGAGCGGGATTTCATTAAAGATCATTTAGGCCCGGCGATGCATACTGCCGGTATGCAGGACGTGAACATTCTCATTTGGGATCACAACCGGGATATTATGGTGGAGCGCGCAAGTGTGGTGCTGTCCGATCCAGAGGCGGCGAAGTACGTCTGGGGAACAGGCTTCCACTGGTATGTGAGCGAAGACTTCGATAATGTCGGCAAAGTTCATGATTTGTTCCCGGACAAAGGCCTCCTCTTCACGGAAGGCTGCCAGGAAGGCGGCGTGAAGCTGGGGGAATGGTTCACCGGTGAACGCTATGGCCGAAACATGATTGGGGATTTGAATAACTGGACGGAAGGCTATCTTGACTGGAATATCGTGCTGGATGAGACGGGCGGACCGAACCATGTGAACAATCTGTGCGATGCACCGATCATTGCCGACACGGTTACAAATACGCTCCATTATAACAGCTCCTATTATTACATCGGTCATTTCAGCAAATTCATCGCTCCGGGAGCGGAACGCATCGGCTTGGAGTCGCGGACAGCAGGCGTGCTCTCCACGGCGTTTGCCAATCCGGATGGGACGCTTGCTGTTGTTGTCATGAATGAAAGCGAGGAGCTGCGGAGCTTTACGCTTGGTCTGGGAGCGGAGGTGCTGGAGGCACGGCTTGAGCCGCACTCCATCATCACTTATGTCATCGATCGTAATGAGTAG
- a CDS encoding phosphotransferase: MYPKGNMNNMQEPNDVLIYVSESGELNDRYVWKREQLYQGMNGKFVERFYPSPERSYVFKPVTHEGNGDREAWVYEHVLSSFPPIYPQLIACSAPGRGEAGWGIFEDLGTISHRFDVRHALLVAKQMAWWHSYPPEHWGDVPDTGQKPELRQMAADLSERKDEAELALEAAGLPRRCVDDILCNMDQAGAGLWAEEAKVLSHGDLHLGNYTVTESGELYILDWEHAHLNVPFWDLYYLIDMSHPRYPKQMTLAYRERILRYYLKQSAYYGKPWEDEETFMETYSLFAAVFSLWMLMLIANDLRQDGGVWSNAELLAQRSEVKASLYDCWSKITQKGQHASEKGRTSYA, from the coding sequence TTGTACCCGAAAGGTAACATGAACAATATGCAGGAGCCGAACGATGTTCTTATATATGTATCCGAGAGCGGCGAGCTTAATGACCGCTATGTGTGGAAAAGGGAACAGCTGTACCAGGGCATGAACGGCAAGTTCGTAGAGCGCTTCTATCCCTCTCCCGAACGAAGCTACGTTTTCAAGCCGGTAACCCATGAAGGGAACGGGGATCGCGAGGCCTGGGTGTACGAGCATGTCCTATCCTCCTTCCCGCCTATATATCCGCAGTTGATTGCGTGTTCTGCGCCTGGCCGGGGCGAGGCGGGCTGGGGCATCTTCGAGGATCTAGGGACGATCAGCCATCGCTTCGACGTTAGGCATGCCCTGCTTGTGGCTAAACAGATGGCCTGGTGGCATTCTTATCCGCCCGAGCATTGGGGCGATGTCCCGGATACGGGGCAGAAGCCGGAGCTGCGGCAGATGGCTGCTGACCTGTCCGAGCGAAAGGACGAGGCGGAGCTTGCCTTGGAAGCAGCGGGACTGCCTCGCAGGTGTGTTGATGATATTCTGTGCAATATGGATCAAGCGGGAGCCGGTCTGTGGGCGGAGGAAGCGAAGGTACTGTCGCACGGGGATCTGCACCTTGGCAATTACACAGTTACGGAGAGCGGTGAACTGTACATTCTGGACTGGGAGCACGCCCATCTGAACGTTCCCTTCTGGGATTTATATTATCTGATCGATATGTCGCACCCCCGGTATCCCAAGCAGATGACGCTGGCTTACCGCGAGCGGATATTGCGGTACTACCTGAAGCAATCTGCTTATTACGGCAAACCATGGGAGGACGAGGAGACATTCATGGAAACGTACAGCCTGTTTGCGGCGGTATTCTCGCTATGGATGCTGATGCTGATTGCGAATGATCTGCGGCAGGATGGAGGCGTCTGGTCCAATGCCGAGCTTCTGGCTCAACGGAGCGAGGTAAAGGCCAGCTTGTACGATTGCTGGAGCAAAATTACACAGAAAGGACAGCATGCCAGTGAAAAAGGTCGGACTAGTTATGCGTAA
- a CDS encoding EAL domain-containing protein: MSHSGIESLIDSATLLRSIDKMGIGLAITDPNLKDNPLVYVNQGFEMITGYTREEVLMRNSRFLQGEETDEAHLEVIRQAIKEGRTDTVTIKNYRKDGSTFWNQFIICPVINSEGEPTYFIGLQFDVTKEMEERDASEQRIKMLSYFDPLTGLLNNNGFREAMKKEFQAPEMNVRTAAVIRLNLNRFRYINESYGEGTGNELLKEVARRLKSTLAEGTPICRSFADDFIVLLSGIDDPLQVHETAIELNDVLRRPYILSDDEITLGFGMGISLYPDDGCESAVLLKHAELAMKEAKIEVLNGPHYFDYYLLDKLLERVNIEKKLPRALTEGEFELHYQPKIDAATRALTGLEALIRWNDPELGRISPASFIPIAEDTGFIVQLGEWVLWEACRTNKKWQDAGYPKLPISVNVSAVQFRHPHFVHMVKHVLEQTGLDPKYLELELTESLINNPMMIKEKLDSLKEKGISLSLDDFGTGYSSIYYLKTLPLQVLKIDRTFIQETPSSQRDSSLLRSIIELGKSLGMTVLAEGVETEEQFKFLQEIGCDQIQGFYYSRPLDEQAAEQLLRTATCKEDLVLHESTCK, encoded by the coding sequence TTGAGTCATTCCGGTATCGAATCACTGATCGATTCGGCCACACTGCTGAGATCTATTGATAAGATGGGGATCGGCCTAGCCATCACCGATCCTAATTTAAAGGATAACCCGCTCGTCTACGTCAATCAGGGCTTTGAAATGATTACCGGATACACTCGCGAAGAAGTGCTCATGCGAAATAGCCGGTTTCTGCAAGGCGAAGAGACGGATGAAGCCCATTTAGAGGTTATCCGGCAGGCGATCAAGGAAGGCCGGACCGATACTGTGACGATTAAAAACTACAGAAAAGACGGAAGCACGTTCTGGAACCAGTTCATTATTTGCCCTGTCATTAACTCGGAGGGCGAGCCAACCTATTTCATCGGCCTGCAATTCGATGTTACCAAGGAAATGGAAGAACGGGACGCCTCCGAGCAAAGAATCAAAATGCTCTCTTATTTCGATCCTCTCACCGGACTGCTGAACAATAACGGCTTCCGGGAAGCGATGAAGAAAGAATTCCAGGCGCCGGAAATGAATGTCCGCACCGCCGCCGTCATTCGCTTGAACCTGAACCGGTTCCGTTACATCAATGAAAGCTACGGCGAAGGCACTGGCAACGAGCTGCTCAAGGAAGTAGCGCGGAGACTCAAGAGTACCTTGGCTGAGGGAACGCCGATTTGCCGCAGCTTTGCAGATGATTTTATCGTCCTGCTCTCCGGCATCGACGATCCATTGCAGGTTCATGAGACCGCAATTGAGTTGAACGACGTCCTAAGACGGCCGTATATTCTCTCCGATGACGAAATCACGCTAGGATTCGGGATGGGAATCAGCCTCTACCCCGATGACGGCTGCGAGTCGGCCGTTCTGCTCAAGCATGCCGAGCTCGCGATGAAGGAAGCCAAAATTGAGGTACTCAACGGACCGCACTATTTCGATTACTACCTGCTGGATAAACTGCTGGAGCGGGTCAATATCGAGAAAAAGCTGCCGCGGGCCCTCACCGAAGGAGAATTCGAGCTCCATTATCAGCCAAAAATCGACGCAGCTACTAGAGCGCTTACCGGACTAGAGGCCTTGATCCGCTGGAATGATCCCGAGCTGGGGCGCATTTCACCTGCCTCGTTTATTCCGATCGCCGAAGATACCGGCTTTATCGTGCAATTGGGAGAATGGGTGCTGTGGGAGGCTTGCCGCACGAATAAAAAATGGCAGGATGCCGGATACCCGAAACTTCCGATCTCGGTGAACGTCTCTGCGGTCCAGTTCCGGCACCCCCATTTTGTACATATGGTCAAGCATGTACTGGAGCAAACTGGACTAGACCCGAAATATTTGGAACTGGAGCTGACGGAATCGCTCATCAATAATCCGATGATGATTAAAGAAAAGCTCGATTCTCTCAAGGAAAAAGGCATTAGCCTGTCGCTAGACGACTTTGGTACGGGCTATTCCTCCATTTACTATTTGAAGACATTGCCTTTACAGGTGCTCAAGATCGATCGGACATTCATCCAGGAAACCCCCTCCTCCCAGCGGGACAGCTCGCTGCTCCGTTCGATCATCGAGCTGGGCAAATCTTTAGGTATGACCGTGCTGGCGGAAGGCGTTGAGACCGAGGAGCAGTTCAAATTCCTGCAGGAAATCGGCTGCGATCAAATTCAAGGCTTTTATTACAGCCGGCCGCTGGATGAACAGGCTGCCGAACAGCTGCTAAGAACGGCAACCTGCAAGGAAGACCTGGTGCTTCATGAATCAACATGCAAATAA
- a CDS encoding ABC transporter permease, whose translation MNIYQSIKMAFKSIAGNKTRSFLTMLGIIIGVSSVITLVSVGQGTTSSITKQLQGLGTDLLTVNIMGRGATTSLSYEEVMELKEISGVKAVSPVISGNATVKKGTVNDTYAVEGITPAYEEVKNFHVQSGRYILDIDNEYRMKVAVIGSEVASDFFGINNPVGQTLQLNGVSFKIVGQLETIGTSATGSNDDKILIPISTAERFLQSRGIRSFTVQADSTELVSSTQERLKAWLDEKFMYADNAYSVFSAQEMMDTLNSTTQMLSLALGGIAGISLLVGGIGIMNIMLVSVSERTREIGVRKAIGAKKRDILLQFLIESTALSGFGGLIGVALGYGASALISSMSTLSTEVSMSIVAVSFSFSLFIGIVFGVIPANKAAKLRPIYALRTD comes from the coding sequence TTGAATATTTACCAGTCCATCAAAATGGCCTTTAAAAGCATAGCAGGCAACAAAACGCGTTCTTTCCTGACGATGCTGGGCATCATTATCGGCGTATCCTCCGTAATTACGCTGGTTTCGGTCGGCCAGGGCACGACGTCCTCCATCACCAAGCAGCTTCAAGGGCTCGGCACCGACCTGCTTACCGTTAATATTATGGGCCGGGGGGCGACCACTTCATTAAGCTATGAAGAGGTTATGGAATTGAAAGAGATCAGCGGGGTGAAAGCCGTCTCCCCGGTCATTTCAGGGAATGCAACGGTGAAGAAAGGAACCGTAAACGATACGTATGCGGTGGAAGGCATTACGCCAGCCTACGAAGAGGTGAAGAATTTCCACGTCCAATCCGGACGCTACATTCTGGATATCGATAATGAATACCGGATGAAGGTAGCTGTGATCGGCTCCGAGGTGGCCAGCGATTTTTTCGGAATCAATAATCCGGTGGGCCAGACGCTGCAGTTAAACGGGGTAAGCTTCAAAATCGTTGGCCAGTTGGAGACGATCGGCACTAGCGCAACGGGCTCCAATGACGATAAAATCCTCATTCCGATTTCGACGGCCGAACGGTTCCTGCAAAGCCGGGGGATTCGTTCCTTCACCGTCCAGGCGGATTCAACCGAGCTCGTCTCTAGCACACAGGAGCGGCTGAAGGCCTGGCTGGACGAGAAGTTCATGTATGCCGACAATGCGTACAGCGTCTTCAGCGCCCAGGAGATGATGGACACGCTGAATTCGACCACGCAGATGCTCTCGCTGGCCTTGGGAGGAATCGCAGGTATTTCCCTGCTCGTCGGGGGAATCGGCATTATGAATATCATGCTTGTATCGGTCAGTGAACGAACGCGGGAAATCGGCGTGCGCAAAGCGATAGGCGCCAAGAAGCGAGACATTCTGCTCCAATTTCTGATCGAATCTACCGCGCTGAGCGGCTTCGGGGGCCTGATTGGCGTCGCGCTAGGTTATGGAGCCAGCGCCCTAATCTCCAGCATGTCGACCTTGAGTACCGAGGTATCCATGTCGATTGTGGCCGTCTCCTTCAGCTTCTCGCTGTTCATCGGCATCGTATTCGGCGTGATTCCGGCCAACAAAGCGGCCAAGCTGCGGCCCATTTACGCTTTACGCACCGACTAA
- a CDS encoding ABC transporter permease subunit, which produces MENMRPSPPRRHWMRKLHRQRHIQIMALLGIAWIILFNYVPMYGIIIAFKDYRIIRTIAEAPWVGLEHFKAFFEDDNFVNVMKNTLGISLIKLIIGFPLPIIFALFLNEIRSLRYKKAIQTISYLPHFLSWVVLGGILTTWLADVGIINNILLALNLIKEPISYLAEPDYFWGIIITSDIWKELGWSAIIYLAAISSVSPDLYEAATIDGAGRFQKMWYVTLPSIKGTISILFILAVSGVLNSNFDQILVLRNALNESASNVIDIYVYQTGMLSGRFSYSTAVGLFKSVIALILLLIANSVTKKLNNTSLF; this is translated from the coding sequence ATGGAGAATATGCGCCCCTCGCCGCCTCGCCGCCACTGGATGAGGAAGCTGCACAGGCAGCGGCATATTCAGATCATGGCTTTGCTGGGCATCGCCTGGATCATTCTATTCAACTACGTACCGATGTACGGAATCATTATCGCTTTTAAGGATTACAGGATTATCAGAACCATTGCCGAGGCGCCCTGGGTAGGGCTTGAGCATTTTAAAGCCTTCTTCGAGGACGATAATTTCGTGAACGTTATGAAGAACACGCTGGGTATCAGCTTAATCAAGCTGATCATCGGTTTTCCTCTGCCGATCATCTTCGCCTTATTTCTGAATGAAATACGCTCGCTTCGCTATAAGAAGGCGATCCAGACGATATCTTACTTGCCGCACTTCCTGTCCTGGGTCGTTCTCGGCGGGATATTGACGACTTGGCTGGCGGACGTGGGAATCATCAACAATATATTGTTGGCGCTCAACCTGATTAAAGAACCGATTTCCTATCTTGCCGAGCCGGACTATTTCTGGGGAATCATCATTACGTCCGATATCTGGAAGGAGCTGGGCTGGTCAGCGATTATTTATCTGGCAGCTATCTCCAGCGTATCGCCCGATTTGTATGAAGCCGCTACGATTGACGGGGCGGGAAGGTTTCAGAAAATGTGGTACGTCACGCTGCCATCGATCAAGGGAACGATTTCGATCCTGTTCATTCTGGCTGTCAGCGGCGTCCTGAATTCCAATTTCGATCAAATTCTGGTGCTGCGCAACGCTCTCAACGAGAGTGCCAGCAATGTCATCGATATTTATGTGTACCAGACAGGGATGCTGTCCGGACGCTTTTCCTACTCCACTGCGGTTGGTCTGTTCAAATCGGTGATAGCCCTGATCCTGCTGCTGATCGCGAACAGCGTAACCAAGAAGCTGAATAATACATCACTCTTCTAG
- a CDS encoding ABC transporter ATP-binding protein: MPQPLIEVKDLGHGYIMAGEMMPVLQNISFTIHHGEFVAIIGPSGSGKSTLMNMLGCLDIANEGRYLLDGQDVRELSDNKLAQIRNEKIGFIFQQYNLLPKLSAFENVELPLIYRNVPYKERRRAAEESLRLVGLEDRMHNRPSALSGGQQQRVAIARAIAGKPPMLLADEPTGALDSKTGAEVMAKMQELNRLGHTIIIITHDLSIAEQAQRLIRIMDGKIVEDRGNEP; encoded by the coding sequence TTGCCGCAACCGTTAATCGAAGTTAAGGACCTCGGCCACGGCTATATCATGGCGGGAGAAATGATGCCGGTGCTGCAAAATATTTCTTTTACCATTCATCATGGCGAATTCGTCGCTATCATCGGCCCCTCCGGCTCAGGTAAATCCACCCTGATGAATATGCTGGGCTGCCTTGATATCGCTAACGAGGGTCGCTACCTGCTGGATGGCCAGGATGTCCGCGAACTGTCCGACAACAAGCTGGCGCAAATCCGCAATGAGAAGATCGGCTTCATCTTTCAGCAGTATAATCTGCTGCCCAAGCTGTCCGCCTTCGAGAATGTAGAGCTGCCGCTTATTTACCGCAACGTCCCCTACAAGGAACGGCGCAGGGCTGCCGAGGAGTCGCTGCGGCTCGTCGGACTCGAGGACCGCATGCATAACCGACCTTCGGCATTATCGGGCGGCCAGCAGCAGCGAGTAGCGATCGCCCGGGCCATTGCAGGCAAGCCGCCGATGCTGCTGGCCGATGAGCCGACAGGAGCGCTCGACAGCAAGACAGGCGCCGAGGTGATGGCCAAGATGCAGGAGCTCAACCGGCTGGGCCATACGATTATCATCATTACTCACGACCTGAGCATTGCCGAGCAGGCCCAACGCCTCATCCGGATCATGGACGGCAAAATCGTCGAAGATCGGGGGAATGAGCCTTGA
- a CDS encoding carbohydrate ABC transporter permease, with product MLSLNRKTKGEALFDLLNNIGMLLICFVTLYPIWYVVVNSLNEGVDGMRGGIYWWPRIFSFENYMGVFRNPGIMTAMGVTVAKTLLGTILHVFFTAMVAYAFSRRELIGGKIYIFIGTVTLFFGGGLIPTYLLMKDLHLLDNFLVYIIPVMFSFFDLIIFMTFFREIPDGLEEAAEIDGANDWSIFIRIIIPVSMPVIATISLFHGVYQWNDYFTGVIYMNNMDLQPIQTYLYRVVAQSSSNQMVAQIPGGIGKTVTSQSIKLATMVVTTLPIVFVYPFLQRYFVKGMMIGSIKG from the coding sequence ATGCTGAGTCTCAATCGAAAGACCAAGGGAGAAGCCCTCTTCGACCTGTTGAATAATATTGGAATGCTGTTGATATGCTTCGTAACTTTATACCCGATCTGGTATGTCGTCGTAAACTCGCTGAACGAGGGCGTGGACGGCATGCGCGGCGGAATTTATTGGTGGCCCCGGATATTCAGCTTTGAAAATTATATGGGCGTCTTCCGGAATCCCGGCATTATGACGGCGATGGGCGTTACGGTTGCAAAGACGCTGCTGGGGACAATCCTCCACGTATTTTTTACGGCGATGGTCGCTTATGCCTTCTCCAGGCGGGAGCTGATCGGGGGCAAGATTTATATTTTTATTGGTACGGTAACGCTGTTTTTTGGCGGGGGATTGATACCTACCTACCTGTTGATGAAGGATTTACACCTGCTGGACAATTTCCTCGTATATATTATTCCGGTTATGTTCAGTTTCTTTGATCTCATCATCTTCATGACCTTCTTCCGGGAAATTCCGGATGGGCTGGAGGAAGCGGCGGAAATCGACGGGGCCAACGATTGGTCGATTTTTATCCGAATTATCATTCCGGTGTCGATGCCGGTTATCGCGACAATCTCGCTGTTCCACGGCGTCTATCAATGGAATGATTACTTCACCGGAGTGATTTATATGAACAATATGGATTTGCAGCCGATTCAGACCTATTTATACCGGGTCGTGGCCCAGTCGAGCTCAAATCAGATGGTGGCTCAAATCCCGGGCGGCATTGGCAAAACTGTAACATCGCAATCCATTAAGCTGGCGACGATGGTCGTCACCACGCTGCCGATTGTTTTCGTCTATCCATTCCTGCAGCGCTATTTTGTTAAGGGGATGATGATTGGTTCGATCAAAGGGTAA